From Mucilaginibacter gotjawali:
CTATCTCCTTCCGGGACCTGATCAATGACCTGGCAGATGACTATCACCTGGTCGCCCCGGATTACCCCGCATTTGGCAATAGCGGCGTACCTTCCCGCGAGGAATATGAATACACCTTCCATAACCTTTCGGTGACGATCGAGAAATTTATCGGCCAGATCGGTTTGAAGCAATTCAGCCTGTACGCTTTTGACTACGGCGGCCCGGTTGGTTTCAGGATCGCCGCCCGCAGGCCCGAGTTGATCCAGTCGCTGATTATCCAGAATGCAAATGCATATATGGAAGGCATCGGCCCCGCGTTCGGATTGGCAATGCCGTTTTTACAAGACCGTAACGCGGAAACAGAGCAACCGATCAGAGGCTTAATGACCCTGGATGGCATCAGGATATTCTACTTTGACGGAGCTGAAGACCCGGAAAAAATAAGCCTGGATGGTCCCATGATTGACTTGTATTACCTGACCAGGCCGGGATTGGTAGATATTCATTTAGACCTGTTGCATAATTATTCCACGAACGTAGCGGAGTACGCGAACTGGCAAAATTATTTCCGGACCCACCTGCCACCCACCTTACTCACCTGGGGTAAAAATGACCAGTTCTTCCCGCTTGCTGCTGCTGAAGCCTACAAGACGGACCTGCCTCACGCCGAACTGTATGTGTATAACACCAGTCATTTTGCACTGGAAGAGTATCACACGGAGATCGCGGAGAATATCAGGGAGTTTTTAACGAGGAATGATATCCGGTAAGTAAGTTAACCCGCGTCCCCTGCTTGTCAAAGACGGATAAGCACGGGACGCTTTAATAATTGATCCATGAATAACGTTTCTTATATATTGGCCACCCTGATGGTCGGCATGTGCCTGCCGCTCATGGCATCCAGTAACGGCGCCTTGGGGAGGACGCTCGGCAGCCCGTACCTGGCGACTTTATGCGCCTTTTTAATCGCGGCGCTTTTAGTAGGCCTGCTCATAGCCGTTACCCGTACACCCCTGCCGGTCAACGGGCAACTGTTAAAAACAAATTGGGTAATGTGGCTTGGCGGTGTGATCATCGCCATGAACATCTTAACGTTCAGTATCGTGCCCCAAAAGATCGGTGTCGGGAATACCATTATCTTTTTATCGCCGGACAGATCATCTCTTCAGTACTTATAGAGCATTATGGCTGGCTGCATTACGCGGCGCACCCGGTAAACTGGGTGAGGGTTGCCGGGATCATGCTTTTGGTTACCGGGGTAATATTGATCAAAAAGTTTTAAGCCGGGCAAAATTTAACCCGCAAAATAATTTCATCAACATGACTAAAAAGGAGTTCATATCAGAAAAAAAACACACGAATGTGTTCTCCCGGAGGGGTTTTATCACGACAACCGTGGCCGGGTTGATAGCCGCGCAAATTCCCTTAACAGCGGGAGCCTCGGGGAAGGGACCAAGATCAAATGGCATGAAGAAAGCTGTTTTATTTGATGGCTTTGTCATTTTTAACCCCGCACCGGTATTCGCACTTGCCTCTGAATTGTTGGGGGCCAAAAGCGACGAATTAGTAGCCCTTTGGCGAACCAGGCAATTTGAATATTCATGGCTATTGACCGCAGCCGGGCAGTACAGGGATTTCTGGCAAGTGACAGAAGATGCCCTCACCTATGCAGCGGCAAAAACAGGCATCGTTATCCCCGCTGGGTACAAAGCCCGGTTAATGAACGCCTATTTAAATCTTGACATCTGGCCCGATGTCGTTCCAGGGTTGGAAACCCTTAAAAACATGAATATCAGCTTGTCTTTTCTATCCAACTTTACGGTTGACATGCTTCAGTCTTCCTTAAAGAAGAATAATATCGGCCAATATTTCGACCATCTGCTCAGCACCGATGAAGTGCGTGCTTTTAAGCCAGGTCCGGCAGCCTATCAAATGGGAACCAGGACTTTAAAGCTGCCGAAAAACGAGATCGTTTTTGCGGCATTCGGCGGCTGGGATGCCTGCGGTGCCAAATTTTTTGGCTACCCGACATTCTGGGTAAACCGCGGCGATAGCACGGCCGAGGAGCTGGGGGTATCCGCGGACGGAGTTGGCCGGTCATTGCCGGACCTGATCGCTTATATAAAAAAGTAGTCAGTCCGGCATGCCCTTTAGCGAAATGTAAATGACCTGTACAGCGGCGGCCAATCCGACGGTTTTTGAAAACCGGCTTCCTCCCGGCTGAGCGATCCAGACAGCCTGGGGGCATACAATACAAAAGCAGGCCTGCATTACCTCAAATAAAATAAGGGCCTGCTATTTTCAGGAACTGGATAGTATGGCTGAGCAACTGATACATTTAATCTGATCATGCCTTCTTGTACTAATGCAGCGAACCGGGCTTTCTTTCCCATCACAAAATGCTTAATACTTTCAGGTATCCTGTATTATAGCTGTTTCAATTTGCACTTGAAACAGCTACCATATGCTTGCTGCTATAAAAAAATGATGTAAGGCTTATCGTGTGATAGTAATGTCTCCATTGTGGTTCAATAAACTCACATTCTCCTGTGAATTACCCGTTTAATTGTTTTTTAATTTATTCGCCTTGCTCTGTTTTTCTGCTTGTTCAAAGGAGTTCAGATCACTTATCGCCCGGTTAAGGTTTCCGGAATATCCACCAATGCCGCGAAATAACAACAACTCAACTTATCTGCTAAATAACGATTATGCAATCATCAAAGCAGGCTTGCGGACTATTTAATAATTAAGTGTTTTAAAAAATTGATGAAAAATAAAAAGCACCTACATCGGACGTGATGTAGGTGCTTGATGATTGGTGTCCCTGAGGTTGGGTTTGAACCAACGATACGTTGATGATCAGTTAGTTTTGTTCCTGAGACTGCTGAGCAGGCATCTGATGGTTGTCCTTCAGTTGGTTTGATCCGTTTACCTGACTTGCAAGGAAGCCGGAAACACACTGGTTGGTTGTACCGGAACATCCGCTTTCTGTCGGCGGCGTGGTGCTGTCCTGAATATATGTTGCGTCCGCCTGCGGAACCTGGGCGCCAACAGCAACACCATCGGTAATTAAAAACCACTTGTAACTGGTGAAGTTATTCACTTTTTTAGGAGCAGTGAATGCGCTCGCACTTACAGCGATAATGATCGCCAATAACCCTATGAGTTTTGTTTTCATGTTGTTGACGGCTTTTTAAATCAAAAAACCATCAGAAAAACTTTAGTGTAAATGTAAATTGAAATTTTATGCCTACTCTGTTGCCCGGTTTTTGGCTCACCCCGTGCTTCAGGTAACGCTATATGCGTTTTCAGAAGCGGTTTATGCTTCTTTCTATTGATCTTTGCCCCTCCTTTCTCCATGAACTATATATATCCCGAAAACAGTTAACAGCAAGAAGAAGATGTTGAAAACGAAGTGCACATTCCAGCTCATATGGGATAAAATACCGCCGCATGAACAGGGAACCTTACCGAATACCCCGGATATACCCAGGCCTATATAGATCGTAAAGGCAAGCAGCATGACGAACGAAAGGTAAAATCCTGTTCGTAGCGTAGTTTCGAACAGCAGCAATCCGGCCGTTAAAAATTCCGCAGGGGGCAGCAAATAGGGCATTGAGTTTTTCAGGAAAGGGAACAATGCCTGTTTACTCATTTGCGCCCGGAACATCCCGAACTCCATTAACTTACTCGAGGCAGCATATACCCATAACAGGATCAGTAAAAAGCAAATAGCAGGAAGTAAATATTTTTTTAACTTTTTCATATCTGTGAGGGTTAATTCAAAGGTATAATGCCCCCAATGACAGAAAATGTCACTCAACTTTTTTGATGAAATATTTCTTTTCGAGGCGGTCATACTGAATGTTATGACCTCTTTCCCTCAGATGATTCAGCATCCGCTTAACCGTGCGGGTACTGCAGCTAAATCGCTTCGCCGCTGCTTCCACAGAACGGAAACGGCTTTTGGTGATCAACTCCAAAATATAGTCCAGCCGCTTCTCGTACGATCTGTAATCCATGATAACCTGATTTTAGATTTCGGTTCTATGAGTTAAAAATCAGATTAATAGCGGATTAATATTACAACCGTGGATTGTAATTTAATTTAAAAAGATGTTTAAAATGTCACTGTGGGGAAGTATGAGAATGTTCGCTTTGCGAAAGTCCATTCTTGCTTTTCCTTATGGAACTCCAGAATTTACGAAGTTTATTCAGCGTCTTATAAACGAATTCCTGAGCCAGCGCCGAGCCATATTTTGGCTTTGGCATAAATATGTAAGGTGAAACTTCCAGAATTTCTGCAATCGCAAAGATCCGGCGAACAGTAAGGTCAGTTTGTCCGAGTTCTATCTTTGAATAGGCGGCCTGCGAAATATCGAGATCGAAAGCCATATTCTCCTGACTGAGCCTTTTCTCCAGCCTTTTCAACCGTATTTTCTCTCCAATATTATCCATTAACAAAAATGAAAGATGAATTATCCTATAAGCAAATATAGTAATTTACAACTAAGGGTTATAGCATCCGGACTGCTCACTTATGACCTTTAACTCAATTTCCGATATTGGAAAGAGGCATTAAAATTTATCATTATGATAGACTTACCAGACCACCACTCAGATGAATTAAGAGGCGGCGTAAGCGCCTGTGCCACCAGTATTGTGCTGTCCACCTCAATCGGCGGACTTTTCGGAGGCATAGGTGCTGCAATAGGTTTTATCGGCGCAGCTGCAGGCCCGGCCTGTCTTGCCATCTTTTAACCCAATACCGGGGGAACACATCCCCCGGTATTTAAAACAGAATTGCCGGGCAAACAATCAAAACCGCCAGTATTCCGCCAAGTGCCCCATACAAATGAATCTCATGGTTAACCATCTCATTTCCCTTCTTCCACCGGTAATAGCTTAACAGCACGATATAGATCAGTCCCGTAAATATATTCCTTATACCTCCGATAAACGCAAAACTTAAGGCTGTTCCATAAGGATCCAGGATCATAAATGCGAACAGGCAGCCCATCACGCTTCCCGAGCAACCCGCGCTGGAATAATCAAACCTGTTCCGGTGAATTACGGTATAAAATACATTACCTGCCAATTCACTTATCACGAAGATCTGCAGCATGTGCCAGCCTCCATTCCTCATGCGCTTTTCTAATGTTACTTCAAGATTGGCACCAAAGATATAAAGCGATACCTCATTAAATACAAGGTGTACTAAGTCGTTATGCACCAGATCAGTTGTGAACAGGCGGTAATATTGCCGCTGCCGGATGACGCTGTAAGGGTGAAGTAAAAGTGCTGCAAATATTCCCTTGTTGTAGATAGCAGCCAGGCTGACCAGTGCTATGATCAGCATCAGGCAATATGTTACCGGGGCTTCAGATTCTGACAGATGGATAAGGCCGATCATAGGCAATATTATGTTATAAGCAAACACTTTAACTACTAATTTACAACTAACAGTTATTGTTTATTGCACTGTGCAGGCAGAAATTTACTCAAAATTACATAAATATGAAATTATTGTTAAAAAATGGTACACTAAACCTGCTTGTTTTGATCCTTTTGACTTTCGTCTTGATTAATATTACGAACCGCTATATACTTACTCCTGGGTTCTACTCGAACAGTGGCGATCCGCTTTCAGGCATTCCCGGACAGGAGGTAAGCATCTATGAAAACCTTCAGCGCTGGATATATATTTCGTCAGCGGCTTACCTGATCGGAAAATTGGCCACCATTTCCCTGGTGCTTTATACCGCATTATACCTGGCTGATCAGCAGGTCAATTACAAAGACATCTTTAACGTCGTTGTTCTGGCAGAATTTGTATTCCTGATTCCGGCAGTAATTAAAATAACCAGCTTCTATTATGTATTTCCTCACGGAACGCTGGAGGACTGGCGCCAGTATTACATTC
This genomic window contains:
- a CDS encoding DeoR family transcriptional regulator, whose protein sequence is MDYRSYEKRLDYILELITKSRFRSVEAAAKRFSCSTRTVKRMLNHLRERGHNIQYDRLEKKYFIKKVE
- a CDS encoding MauE/DoxX family redox-associated membrane protein, encoding MKKLKKYLLPAICFLLILLWVYAASSKLMEFGMFRAQMSKQALFPFLKNSMPYLLPPAEFLTAGLLLFETTLRTGFYLSFVMLLAFTIYIGLGISGVFGKVPCSCGGILSHMSWNVHFVFNIFFLLLTVFGIYIVHGERRGKDQ
- a CDS encoding haloacid dehalogenase type II, whose product is MKKAVLFDGFVIFNPAPVFALASELLGAKSDELVALWRTRQFEYSWLLTAAGQYRDFWQVTEDALTYAAAKTGIVIPAGYKARLMNAYLNLDIWPDVVPGLETLKNMNISLSFLSNFTVDMLQSSLKKNNIGQYFDHLLSTDEVRAFKPGPAAYQMGTRTLKLPKNEIVFAAFGGWDACGAKFFGYPTFWVNRGDSTAEELGVSADGVGRSLPDLIAYIKK
- a CDS encoding alpha/beta fold hydrolase, yielding MKKATIYYKNEIVDGVNIFYREAGNKENPTILLLNGFPSSSISFRDLINDLADDYHLVAPDYPAFGNSGVPSREEYEYTFHNLSVTIEKFIGQIGLKQFSLYAFDYGGPVGFRIAARRPELIQSLIIQNANAYMEGIGPAFGLAMPFLQDRNAETEQPIRGLMTLDGIRIFYFDGAEDPEKISLDGPMIDLYYLTRPGLVDIHLDLLHNYSTNVAEYANWQNYFRTHLPPTLLTWGKNDQFFPLAAAEAYKTDLPHAELYVYNTSHFALEEYHTEIAENIREFLTRNDIR
- a CDS encoding helix-turn-helix domain-containing protein; this translates as MDNIGEKIRLKRLEKRLSQENMAFDLDISQAAYSKIELGQTDLTVRRIFAIAEILEVSPYIFMPKPKYGSALAQEFVYKTLNKLRKFWSSIRKSKNGLSQSEHSHTSPQ
- a CDS encoding rhomboid family intramembrane serine protease, with the protein product MIGLIHLSESEAPVTYCLMLIIALVSLAAIYNKGIFAALLLHPYSVIRQRQYYRLFTTDLVHNDLVHLVFNEVSLYIFGANLEVTLEKRMRNGGWHMLQIFVISELAGNVFYTVIHRNRFDYSSAGCSGSVMGCLFAFMILDPYGTALSFAFIGGIRNIFTGLIYIVLLSYYRWKKGNEMVNHEIHLYGALGGILAVLIVCPAILF